One stretch of Podospora pseudoanserina strain CBS 124.78 chromosome 4, whole genome shotgun sequence DNA includes these proteins:
- a CDS encoding hypothetical protein (EggNog:ENOG503NXDI; COG:S), with protein MASGIKSLINSAKALYIGNSGSKAELPDLFPVVDKEIDGEDCDRDCSSCVVQYPKSFKIDETDALYGFVKGWSTHVLVATGKSDWVRDVADEKGSIMQAISHAKAPSNGRLMVSASNIPTPHRTTSYSEPTTVLVLPAFAVVENVTPATVPTLVSIINDSPTNTSPLEPISIPPSITAHLPEPTPAMLKDITTRPSPHRALILLCSQKTRDARCGQSAPLLRKEFQRHLAPLGLYRDLDDERPGGVGIYFISHVGGHKYSANVMIYRRPDAFGLDEVELGKLTEEERQRVVPIKPQEGEDDLGAAQCIWLARVKPEDCEGIVKFTVLQGKVVKPQSQLRGGFDRGRGLMSW; from the exons ATGGCGAGCGGCATCAAATCACTCATCAACAGCGCCAAGGCCCTCTACATAGGCAACTCGGGCAGCAAGGCCGAGCTCCCGGACCTTTTTCCCGTCGTGGACAAGGAGATCGACGGCGAGGATTGCGACCGCGACTGCAGCAGTTGCGTTGTCCAGTACCCAAAATCATTCAAGATTGACGAAACTGATGCGCTCTACGGCTTTGTGAAAGGATGGAGCACGCATGTTCTGGTTGCGACGGGCAAATCAGACTGGGTGCGCGATGTTGCGGATGAAAAGGGGAGCATCATGCAGGCCATCTCGCATGCCAAAGCTCCCAGCAATGGT CGCCTCATGGTCTCTGCCTCCAACATTCCCACACCGCATCGGACCACCTCGTACTCTGAACCGACGACCGTCCTCGTACTGCCTGCCTTCGCCGTCGTCGAAAACGTCACACCTGCTACTGTGCCTACATTGGTGTCCATAATCAACGATTCACCTACCAACACCTCGCCACTCGAGCCAATttccatccccccatccataACAGCCCATCTTCCAGAACCAACGCCTGCCATGCTGAAGGACATCACAACACGGCCGTCACCACATCGCGCTCTTATCCTGCTCTGCTCTCAAAAGACCCGCGATGCACGCTGCGGCCAGAGCGCGCCTCTTCTCCGAAAAGAATTCCAGAGGCACCTAGCACCACTAGGTCTCTACCGCGATTTAGACGATGAACGACCAGGGGGCGTGGGCATCTACTTTATCAGTCACGTCGGAGGACACAAGTACAGCGCCAATGTGATGATTTATCGGAGACCAGACGCATTCGGTTTGGACGAGGTGGAGCTGGGCAAgctgaccgaggaggagaggcagcGCGTGGTGCCAATCAAGCCAcaggagggcgaggacgacTTGGGCGCAGCGCAATGCATCTGGCTGGCGAGAGTGAAGCCAGAAGACTGCGAAGGCATCGTCAAGTTTACGGTTTTGCAGGGCAAGGTGGTGAAACCACAAAGCCAGTTGCGAGGAGGATTCGAtagaggaagagggttgaTGAGTTGGTAG